The Thermococcus thermotolerans genome contains a region encoding:
- the pgiA gene encoding glucose-6-phosphate isomerase has protein sequence MEYKNPLGVDIDLETGVIPGAKRLVRRLSDLKGYFIDEDAYSELLKENPVVYEVYAIEQEEKDGDLNFATTVLYPGKVGKEFFFTKGHYHSKADRAEIYYGIKGKGGMLLQTPEGKAEWIEMKPGTVVYVPPYWAHRTVNTGDEPFIFLAIYPADAGHDYGSIAEKGFSKLVIGENGEVKVVDNPRWKG, from the coding sequence ATGGAGTACAAGAATCCGCTCGGTGTTGATATTGACCTCGAAACCGGGGTTATACCCGGCGCCAAAAGGCTCGTCAGAAGGCTGAGCGATTTGAAGGGTTACTTCATCGATGAAGATGCCTACAGCGAGCTCCTCAAGGAAAACCCGGTCGTCTACGAGGTTTATGCGATTGAGCAGGAAGAGAAAGACGGAGACCTGAACTTCGCCACGACGGTTCTCTACCCGGGCAAAGTTGGCAAGGAGTTCTTCTTCACCAAGGGACACTATCACTCCAAGGCGGACAGGGCAGAGATATATTACGGCATCAAGGGGAAGGGCGGAATGCTCCTCCAGACCCCGGAAGGAAAGGCAGAATGGATAGAGATGAAGCCCGGAACGGTTGTCTACGTTCCCCCCTACTGGGCACACAGAACCGTCAACACGGGCGATGAACCGTTCATCTTCCTGGCAATTTATCCCGCCGATGCGGGCCACGACTACGGGAGCATAGCCGAGAAAGGCTTCTCCAAGCTGGTCATCGGGGAGAACGGCGAAGTCAAGGTTGTGGACAACCCGAGATGGAAGGGGTGA